A genomic stretch from Echeneis naucrates chromosome 6, fEcheNa1.1, whole genome shotgun sequence includes:
- the has2 gene encoding hyaluronan synthase 2, producing the protein MRYQRLLTYLRIFGTTMFGVSLLVGISTAYIMGYQFFTTARNHLSFGLYGAILVVHLIIQSLFALLEHRNMQRSLETPIKLNKSLALCIAAYQEDPNYLRKCLVSVKRLTYPGIKVIMVIDGNSDDDLYMMEIFKEVMGWDKSATYVWRSNYHNRGPEETDESYAEGLQQVSRLVLNNKCVCIMQKWGGKREVMYTAFKALGRSVDYVQVCDSDTMLDPASSVEMVKVLEEDPMVGGVGGDVQILNKYESWISFLSSVRYWMAFNIERACQSYFGCVQCISGPLGMYRNSLLHEFLEDWYNQTFMGSHCSFGDDRHLTNRVLSLGYATKYTARSKCLTETPITYLRWLNQQTRWSKSYFREWLYNSMWFHKHHLWMTYEAVITGFFPFFLIATAIQLFYQGRLWNILLFLLIVQAVALIKSSFASCLRGNIVMVFMSFYSVLYMSSLLPAKMFAIATINKSGWGTSGRKTIVVNFIGLIPISVWFTILFIGIIYTVILQTRKPFPESEKIVLIIGAVVYASYWVILLTLYTVLINKCGKRKKETHYDMVLDV; encoded by the exons ATGAGGTATCAAAGACTCCTCACCTACCTGCGGATATTTGGGACCACAATGTTCGGCGTGTCCCTCCTTGTTGGCATCTCCACAGCCTACATCATGGGCTACCAGTTCTTCACGACAGCACGCAACCACCTGTCCTTTGGTCTGTACGGAGCCATCTTGGTTGTCCACCTTATCATCCAGAGCCTCTTTGCCCTCCTTGAACACAGGAACATGCAGCGGTCCTTGGAGACACCAATCAAACTGAATAAATCCCTGGCATTGTGCATCGCAGCCTACCAAGAGGATCCAAACTACCTGAGGAAGTGCCTGGTGTCAGTAAAGAGGCTGACATACCCAGGGATCAAAGTGATCATGGTGATTGACGGGAACTCAGATGATGACTTGTACATGATGGAGATTTTTAAAGAGGTGATGGGATGGGACAAATCGGCTACCTACGTGTGGCGGAGCAACTATCACAACAGAGGCCCAGAAGAGACGGACGAGAGCTACGCTGAAGGCCTCCAGCAAGTCTCCAGGCTGGTGCTGAacaacaagtgtgtgtgcatcatgcAGAAGTGGGGAGGGAAGCGAGAGGTCATGTACACAGCCTTCAAAGCACTGGGAAGGAGCGTGGACTATGTGCAG GTGTGTGACTCTGACACTATGTTGGACCCAGCATCGTCAGTGGAGATGGTGAAGGTTCTGGAAGAAGACCCAATGGTTGGAGGTGTCGGGGGAGATGTTCAG ATCCTCAATAAATACGAGTCATGGATCTCCTTCTTGAGTAGTGTACGGTACTGGATGGCCTTCAACATTGAGAGGGCTTGCCAGTCCTACTTTGGATGTGTGCAGTGCATCAGTGGACCTTTGGGAATGTACCGAAATTCCCTTCTGCACGAGTTCCTCGAGGACTGGTACAATCAGACGTTTATGGGATCCCATTGTAGTTTTGGAGATGACCGTCATCTCACAAACAGAGTTCTCAGTCTCGGGTATGCTACCAAGTACACGGCACGATCCAAGTGCCTCACCGAGACACCGATTACGTACCTGCGGTGGCTCAATCAACAGACTCGATGGAGTAAGTCGTATTTCAGAGAATGGTTATATAACTCCATGTGGTTCCACAAGCACCATCTGTGGATGACTTATGAGGCTGTGATCACAGGCTTCTTCCCATTTTTCCTCATTGCCACTGCAATCCAACTCTTTTACCAAGGAAGGCTGTGGAATATTCTGCTATTTCTTCTCATTGTGCAGGCAGTGGCACTGATCAAGTCATCATTCGCCAGCTGCCTCAGAGGTAATATTGTCATGGTGTTCATGTCGTTCTACTCTGTACTGTACATGTCAAGCCTGTTGCCAGCAAAAATGTTCGCAATAGCAACAATCAACAAATCCGGTTGGGGAACCTCTGGGAGAAAAACAATTGTGGTGAACTTCATTGGTCTGATTCCCATCTCAGTTTGGTTCACCATCCTCTTCATTGGGATTATCTACACAGTAATCCTACAGACTAGAAAACCTTTTCCTGAATCAGAAAAGATTGTTCTGATCATAGGAGCGGTCGTCTATGCAAGTTATTGGGTCATACTGTTGACATTGTACACAGTGCTCATAAATAAGtgtggaaagaggaaaaaggaaacacactACGACATGGTGCTGGATGTGTGA